The Porphyrobacter sp. LM 6 sequence CCGCTGGCTGCCCGGCGACACGCCTGACTGGTGCATCATGGAAATCCGCCTGCTGTTCCCCACCCCCAAGGGTCAGGAACGCCCGCGCGCGGTGGCAATGACCTATATCCCCGATGACGAGCCCTTCGCCTGGGCCAACGACATCATGGGCCCGCAGCTTGCCAACGTGTTCGATCAGGACATGGCAAACCTGCCCTATGTGCAGGAGGGGATGAAGAGCATGAAGGAAGGCCTGATGGAGCTTGGCCACTATCAGGACAGCCGCGTGCGTCACTTCCAGACGACGCTGAGGAAGTATATTGACGGAGAGCTGCCCGCGGCCAAGTGACAGCCATGGGCTTTTCCTTCGAACTGACGGGGCGCAAGGCGCTCATCACCGGCGCGTCCTCCGGCCTCGGCACACGTTTCGGGCGGATTCTCGCGGCGAGCGGAGCGCAGGTGGCGCTTGGCGCGCGGCGGGTTGACCGGCTGGAAGCGCTCGCCGACCGGATCGGCGCGAATGCCTGTCCGGTGCAAATGGACGTCGCGCGCGAGGCCGACATTATCGCCGGCTTCGATGCTGCCGAAGCCGCGTTCGGGCCGATCGATACGGTGATCGCCAATGCCGGAGTCGATGGCGCTGGCATGGCGACCACCATCTCCGAGGAGGAGATCGAACAGACGCTCGCGATCAATCTCAAGGGCGCGATCCTGACCGCGCGCGAAGGTGCGAAGCGGATGATGGCGCACGGGGTCACCAAGGGGCGGATCGTGCTGATCGCCTCGATCACCGCCTTCGAACCCTCCCCTGGCCTCGTCGCCTATGCCGCTTCCAAGGCGGGCGTTGTGCAGGCGGGGCGCACGCTGGCGCGCGAATGGGCGCGCAGCGGCATCAACGTCAACACTGTCTCCCCCGGCTACATCCGCACCGCGATCAACGACGAATGGTTCGATACCGAACCCGGCAAGAAGCAGATCGCGCGTTTCCCCAAGCGGCGGCTGATGGGCGAAGAGGGGCTGGACGCGATGATCCTGTTCCTGTGCTCTGACGCGGCGGAGTTCGTCACCGGCGCGGACTTCGTGCTCGACGACGGGCAAACACTGTGACCAGACGGCTGATCTCGCTCGCTGCCGGGATCATGCCCGAGGCCACGCCTTCGCAGCTGATCGAAGCCGCCGCCGCATCCGATTTCGACTTTGGCGGGATGTGGTGCGAGCGCGATACCTGGACGCCCGCCACCACCCGCGCGATCCGCAGCCAAGCGCGCGATGCCGGGGTCGAATTGCTCGATTGCGAAGTCGCATGGATCATGCCCGGCGCGCCCGATCCGTGGCTGACCGAGCTCGTCGACATCGCCGCCGAACTGGGCGCGCGGAACCTGCTGTGCGTCTCCAGCGATCCCGACATGGCCGCCACCACCGCCAAGTTCCAGGCGATGGTCGATGCAGCAAAGGGCACCGGGGTCAGGGTAAATCTCGAATTCGGGATCTTCACCGAGGTGAAGACGATCCACATGGCCCGTTCGATCCTCGAGAATGTCGAGGGCGAGGCCAAGGCGCTGCTGGTCGACACGCTCCACTGGTCGCGCTCGGGCGGGACCGCGAAGGATCTGGCGGCGATCCCGCGCGAATGGCTCAGCTATTGCCAGCCCTGCGATGCACCCGCCGATCCGCCGGACCTCGCCAGCTTCGATGCGATCATCGACGATGCGATCAACCGGCGCATGGCGCTCGGCCAAGGCGGGCTGGCTTTGGGCGCGATGGTCGATGCCCTGCCCGATCATCTGCCAATGGCGGTCGAAGAACGCTCCGCCGCCCTGCGTGACAATTTCCCCGATCTGATCGAACGCGCCCGCGAATGCGCCCGCACCAGCCGCGCATGGCTGGACGCCCGAGTGTGAGCACCCTGCCGGTCACGCTCGTCCAGATGGCGTTCCTTGTGCCGGACCTCGAAGCCGGCTGCGCTGCTCTCAATCGCGCCTATGGCTGGGGGCCGTTCCTCGGCGGGACCGAGGGTGTGCTGGCGGACCATGTCTATCGCGGCCAACCCGC is a genomic window containing:
- a CDS encoding sugar phosphate isomerase/epimerase family protein; this encodes MTRRLISLAAGIMPEATPSQLIEAAAASDFDFGGMWCERDTWTPATTRAIRSQARDAGVELLDCEVAWIMPGAPDPWLTELVDIAAELGARNLLCVSSDPDMAATTAKFQAMVDAAKGTGVRVNLEFGIFTEVKTIHMARSILENVEGEAKALLVDTLHWSRSGGTAKDLAAIPREWLSYCQPCDAPADPPDLASFDAIIDDAINRRMALGQGGLALGAMVDALPDHLPMAVEERSAALRDNFPDLIERARECARTSRAWLDARV
- a CDS encoding SDR family NAD(P)-dependent oxidoreductase; protein product: MGFSFELTGRKALITGASSGLGTRFGRILAASGAQVALGARRVDRLEALADRIGANACPVQMDVAREADIIAGFDAAEAAFGPIDTVIANAGVDGAGMATTISEEEIEQTLAINLKGAILTAREGAKRMMAHGVTKGRIVLIASITAFEPSPGLVAYAASKAGVVQAGRTLAREWARSGINVNTVSPGYIRTAINDEWFDTEPGKKQIARFPKRRLMGEEGLDAMILFLCSDAAEFVTGADFVLDDGQTL